The sequence below is a genomic window from Dermacentor albipictus isolate Rhodes 1998 colony chromosome 2, USDA_Dalb.pri_finalv2, whole genome shotgun sequence.
AAATGACCTTACATAATGaactttctcattttctttaattatggggttttacgtgccaaaaccactttttcattatgacgcacgccgtagtggaggactccggaaactttgaccacctggggttatttaacgtgcacgtacgtaaatctaagtacatgggtgttttcgcatttcgtccccatcgaaatgcggccttgGAAGGAATTCTACCccccgacatcgtgctcagcagcctaacaccagagccactgagcaaccacggcgggtcaacatCTTAGATATTAGaagtagatgaaaagtgtaaatgacaAAATCGTACagcgacatgaaaagctcccgtaCAGCTATGTGTGGCTTAATGCGTGCTTCCTatagtgtttttccaagcattaAAACAGCCCGTGAATACGCGGTCTTCCTTCCTTTATACGCGGGAATACGCGGGCTTCCTattcctttataatatatataaaagtaaaactggtatcaacaaaacactgttcatcaaggagccgcattacgtttcatctaggagagaccacgctaacaaaattagagcttaccagtgccgtaccaatgtgttcaagtattcattttttcctaacacgattagcgattggaatgagctccctaatgaagtgatggcagcttctagttttgaaaatgctattgagagccatattctttgattgttctgttattaATTTCTGCACATAtgctacttttttttctgttttgttagttaattactttgtcactcactttgttttgtactttcgtagtttctattccgcttttgcgaatttcagtgcttaaactatgttgtatttactgatgtattcttttgatgttgctaaatatgtttccattgtgaccacctgtattttaacccccctacgataatgccgtacaggcgatgtaggtataccgaataaataaataaaaaatacgcGCAAGGTGCCTTCAGTGGCCAGTCGCGGGGCAATTCTACGTGCATTCGTAGGCTCATTTCACGTTTGAAAAAAAGCATATATATAGGACGTATTGGGCAGCATAAGGCTGCATCGGGAGTCTTGCATGCTGCTCTATTATTTTCtagttgacacttttcatctaactatattaTTTGATAAGTTCATTAATTCATTAGAATAGTTATGTCATTAGACGGGATCCAAAACTTGAGTATCTCCAAACCTGCGGTATACAACGTTACTTTTGTTCGGTCTAGCTACGAGGCATTTTCACATTTTTAAAATTTGGGTGAAGTTATGTAGGACACCCTTTACAGGGTGATCCTTTTCAAGGTTTATGAAAATTTTAAAACTCGCTTGcagcagatagcataattcttgagCTTGAGCTGTGCTATTCGAAGAGACAGAAATTAATAGCACCAGAAATTGAAACACAAATTCCAGTGATTAACAAAGATTCAATAATTAACCTGTTAATTATTTcctttgcggcacatattgcaatttacgaatcttAGCCGGCGAGCTTACAAGACGCATCCACTGGAAAtcaatttccaggatgacaccactttcgagatattatttccgaAAGTGTCGGACGACATATATGGACGTTgcatttacttttgtgcttgaatgcataaacgAGCGTTTTGTAAAACAAACGGAGTAGCAGTGGACTTTAACGGCACGTTTGATGGCGCTTATCTCCAACGTGGCCTCATTACGAAAATTCATGccgagtggatacgccttgcaaactcaccggctacaaatCGAGAATTACAGTATATGCCGTAAAGTAACTAATTCAAAATATAGTTAGTGTTGTTTTGTTGGATATGgggtttcgatttctcgtgcaaataatgtccaccTCTCTGAACAATGCATGTCAAGGACTAGAAGTATCAAGAGGCTAGTTTTTTTACTTCCATAAAACTTGAAAACGATCACCCTGTATAGTAAATTGCTAAATTGCTTTGTCGCTCGCACTACGATTACTGCAGTAGAATGCACTGCAGCCTGCCATACTGGAAACCCAAGTAAAGGCGCAGCTCAAGAATGTGTTGGACATATCATTGAAACATCGAATGCGATCAGGCAAAAGCCGCCTACGTGTCCAACAACGTGGTTGTTGAGCGTAGGGCTCAAACTCAAACGATACCAAAGTGATAACTTTGGTATCGGTGAAGCGTGAACGAGAGACGACTTCACGCACAACACGCAGTCAGCTTCTCTAAATTTTTCGAGCTCCGAGTGACTGTGCTAGGCCGATGGCAGCAGAGCGGCATGCGGAAGACTGACGCACAGCTCTGACTCCCTTTGGAAGACTTTTACCTCTTAACTATTATAAAGCCGAGGCTATATAGAGAGTAAGTTTGGAGTTTGATGGGGTGCTTCGCTCCGCGCGCGCTTCGAGTCATGAGCACAGTGACGTCACTCCATCGTGATACGTCACGGAGCCTGCCAGCTATAAATCTGCTACCGAGACCTACGATCatcagtggacacggcagcccTGCCGTGACGATGTCACCTGAAGTGCCTTTGTATGTGCAGGTTAGTGCAAAAAGATACGGTTTTCGTGGTGATTACCTTTGTCTAGTTGTGCTGCCGTGTCCACAAGTGCTGCTTGATTGTGTCTGCGACTGCTTTTCAATGGCATGCATACTACTTAAGCTATCAGGGGATGTAGAGGAAAACCCGGGGCCTATTTCTCAAGCCACCCTAAATGAAATTCTACAAACCCAAAAAGATATTTTGGCCAAAGTTACTCAaattcaagaaaaacaaacttcGTCTGAGGCAGGTATAGTGAAAATGCAAACAAGACTCGATTCCATCGAAGCAAAACTCGTGGTCCTAGAGAAATCCCAAATAAGGCTATCAAACATTGAGTCTACTATGAGTGATTGTCAGGCGGAAATTGATGCACTAGCTAAACAAGTCGATGGCTTGGAAAATCAATCCCGGCGTAGCAACCTGATTGTAAGGGGTATACTGGAAGAAGCGAATGAAAACGAAGAAACATTgctgaaaaaagtaaatgacGACGTTTTTGAGGCAAAACTCGGAGAGAAGTTAAGTACCATTGAGAGAATACACCGTCTTGGTAAGGTGAATCCGGGTAATCATCGTCCAGTTATCCTTAGGATTGGTGATTTTAGGGAAAAAACCAAGATTATGAATAATTGCTATAAGCTTAAAGGAGGGAAAATAAGCATTTCAGAGGACTATTCTAAAAGAGTGCATGATATTCGGAAAAAACTCTGGAATACCACTGTTGACGAAAGGAAAAACGGGGCCAAGGTAAAGATGGTATTCGATAAGATGAAGGTGAACAAAATCCTTTACGCCTGGGATGAAACTACGAAACAAAGGTACAAATGCCATACCCCTTCTGGGAGTGGCAATTGACGCAGGAACATAGGGTCAAAACCGTTCAAAGTTATAAATGTGAACGCCAGAAGTATATTAAATAAACTTGTCGAATTAGAAAGCCTAATCATAGAACATGAACCTCACCTAATAGTAGTCACCGAAACTTGGCTGCACAAGGATGTACTCGACACTGAAGTCACCCCTCCGAACTATAAAATAGTAAGAAGGTATCGAGaagacagagggggggggggagttgcgaTAATTATCAAAGACAACATAGCATTTTCTGTACTTCCAGATGTGAATGGCGTAGAAGCACTATGGGTCAAGATAAAATTAGATACACAAACAGTCTTCATTGGGGGTGTTTACAGGGCTCCAAATGCTCCGTTGGACGTCCTGGTAAATCTACGAACATTTATGGACACTTACCTGCCTCAGGATAGTAGGAAATTgttacttggggatttcaacctACCCGGCATTGACTGGTGTTCGCAATTGCCTGGAACACGAGAAGTGCCTAGTTGTGAGCAGTTACTTGAGCTGGCTTTTTGTCATAATTTAGTTCAAGTTGTGTCTGGTTACACAAGGATATGTCCTACAACATCATCCATACTTGATTTAATTTTTGTTTCCGAAcgaatacacagttctgtctgcGAATGTGAAACACTGGAGGGCTTGTCAGATCACAGGATGGTTTTGTTGTCATTAAACGCATCACCAGATGTCATAAGTACTTCGTCCAAAAAAAGTTTCTTTAATTTTCATGACGCTGATGACGCTGCTGTGATAGACTGTCTTGATTATTCATATTCAGAGTTTATGCAGCTGTATGACTTAGGTGCTAGCACGGACCAACTATGGGAATTCTTTTCGCAATTAGCAGAACGGTGCCTTAATCACTTTATTCCTAAGAAAACTAAGCGCACGAATAAAAAGAATCCCTGGATAACCAGAGATATACTTCATCTCAAACGAAGACTTAAACGCAAACGTAAGGCTTACTCACCCAACCCAAACCCCCAAAATAAACTATGTATTCGCCGCATGAGTCAGGATTTAAAGAGACTTCTTAAGGAATCAAAAGACAGATTCTATAATGTGACGCTCACAAAATTTCTTCGCGAGTCACCTGGCAAATTCTGGCGCTATATAAATCCGTCTAAAGTTCTGCACCCTGCTCATACCGAGGAGAACGCCCATAAGCGTGCTGAAGATTTTAATCTATATTTTTCATCTGTTTACGTACGTGATAATGGTATACTGCCTCCTTTTAATGTTGACACTGAAAGACCTCCTATTTCTGATTTACATATTGACGAGCAAGGTGTTTTAAATCTGCTATTACATAttgacattaagaaaagccaAGGTCCAGATCGTATCCCTAATGAGTTTTTATATAGATACGCTGAATGGGTATCTAAATACTTGTCCAAAATTTTTCAGTCTTCTTTGAGTAGCGGATGCTTTCCAACTGATTGGAAGCGAGCAAAAGTTATACCGGTTCATAAAAGCGGAAATAATTCTGTTAGTAATTATCGCCCGATCTCGCTCACTAGTACAGTTTCGAAGTTACTTGAACACATCATATCCAAACACCTACTCGGCTATCTCGACCAGCATGATATCCTGTATTAtcgtcagcatggctttcgaaagggaCTGTCCACGATTACCCAACTGATAGAAATAGTTCTTGACCTCGCAGAAACAATAAATTCGCGTGGTCAAACAGACATTATCTACCTTgactttgcaaaagcatttgataaagtttcgCACCAAAAATTGTTACATAAGATAAATGCGGTCTTTCAAAATCGAACACTCACACAATGGTTTTCTGCGTATATATCCTCCCGTGAACAGTATGTAACTGTTAAAGGTTGTCAGTCCAGCATACTTCCCGTTGcttctggtgtaccgcaaggtagCGTCTTAGGCCCACTcctatttttgatctttattaatgatttacAAAGTAACATTGATGTTCCATTAagactttttgcagacgactgtgtgatGTACAATACCGTAAATACAGTTGATGATCAGATTAAACTAAATTTAAACTTGCAAAGAATAGTGAAATGGTGTAACGACTGGCAGATGGAGTTAAACCTTAAAAAGTCTGTGTTCATGTCAGTAACTAGAAAGAAAAACGTTCTTGACTACAATTATCAAATCAACGGTTATATGCTTGAAAGAGTCAAtcagtataaatacctaggcataacATTTACATCAGATCTACGATGGaacacccacattgaaattgtcaTTTCCAAAGCTTTTAAAACACTATGGTACCTGCGACGCACCATGCACAGTGCTACTCCGGATGTAAAGTGCCTCGCTTACAAAACCCTAGTCAGACCGATAATCGAATATGCTAAAGTAATATGGGATCCTCACACTGCAACTAATT
It includes:
- the LOC135903587 gene encoding uncharacterized protein — its product is MSTVTSLHRDTSRSLPAINLLPRPTIISGHGSPAVTMSPEVPLYVQVSAKRYGFRGDYLCLVVLPCPQVLLDCVCDCFSMACILLKLSGDVEENPGPISQATLNEILQTQKDILAKVTQIQEKQTSSEAGIVKMQTRLDSIEAKLVVLEKSQIRLSNIESTMSDCQAEIDALAKQVDGLENQSRRSNLIVRGILEEANENEETLLKKVNDDVFEAKLGEKLSTIERIHRLGKVNPGNHRPVILRIGDFREKTKIMNNCYKLKGGKISISEDYSKRVHDIRKKLWNTTVDERKNGAKVKMVFDKMKVNKILYAWDETTKQRYKCHTPSGSGN